In Paramicrobacterium humi, the genomic stretch AGATCACCTACACCGAGCCCGGCTTGCAGGGCGACCGCTCGACCGGCGGAACCAAGCCGGCGACCGTCGAGACCGGCTACGAGATCCAGGTTCCGCTGTTCCTCGAGACGGGCACGAAGGTCAAGGTCGACACCCGCACGGGCGACTACCTCGGCCGCGTCAACGACTAGTGAGCGCACGGTCAAAAGCGCGCAAGCGCGCCATCGACATCCTGTACAGCGCCGACGTGCGCAGCATCGCCGTGCGAGAGGCGCTCACGGCGGAAGCGAAGCGCGCCGCAAGTGAGCCCGCCCGCGAGGCGTCCTGGCTGTACGCGCGAGAGATCGTCGACGGCGTCATCGACCACCAGGCCGAGATCGACGAGCAGATCGAGACGTACGCGCAGGGCTGGACGCTCGAGCGCATGCCCGTCGTGGATCGCGCCGTGCTGCGCATCGGCGTGTGGGAGCTCCTGTTCAACCCGGAGATCCCGACGGGTGTCGCCATCAACGAGGCCGTCGAGTCGGCCAAGACGCTGTCGACGGACGAATCGGCGGGCTTCGTCAACGGGCTGCTGGGGAAGATCGCCGAAGCCGCCGGGGTCGCCTGAGTCGGGCACCCGCATTCGGGTGCGGTACGATCGAACAAACGACACCTTTAAGGCCGTCCTGTGAGGCGGAGAAGGGAGTCTGCATTCGGCATGCGCATCGTGTTGCAGCAAGCAGACATCGCGCGGGCCCTGACCCGCATCGCTCATGAGATCCTCGAGTCCAATCGCGGACCCGAAGGACTCGTCATCCTCGGCATCCCCACTCGCGGCGTGCCACTCGCCGATCGCATCGCCGGTCACATCCGCGACATCTCCGGACAGCCCGTGCGGGTCGGCGCACTCGACGTGACGATGTACCGAGACGATCTCGATCGGCACCCCACCCGTGCGCCCGCCCCGACCTCGATCCCCGGAGGCGGCATCGAGGGAGCGACCGTCGTGCTCGTGGACGACGTGCTGTACTCCGGTCGCACGATCCGCGCCGCTCTCGACGCGCTCAGCGACATCGGTCGACCCGCGATCGTGCGCCTCGCGACCCTCATTGACCGCGGCCACCGCGAACTGCCGATCCGGCCCGACTTCGTCGGCAAGAACCTGCCGTCATCGCAGGCCGAGCGGATCAACGTGCTCCTGAGCGAGCTCGACGGGGAAGAGGCAGTGACGATCGAAGGCGGCGCGAACTGATGCGCCACCTGCTCAGCACCAAGACCCTCGGCTACGACGAGGCCATCGGCCTGCTCGACGTCGCTGAGGACATGGCCGCCACCCAGCAGCGCGAGGTGAAGAAGCTCCCCACGCTGCGCGGCAAGGCCGTCGTCAACCTCTTCTTCGAGGACTCGACGCGCACGCGCATCTCGTTCGAGGCCGCGGCGAAGCGGCTCTCGGCCGACGTCATCAACTTCAGTGCGAAGGGCTCGAGCGTGTCGAAGGGCGAGAGCCTCAAGGACACCGCCCAGACCCTCGAGGCCATGGGCGCCGACGCCGTCGTCATCCGGCACAGCGCCTCCGGCGCTCCGCGCACCCTCGCCTCAAGCGGCTGGATCAGCGCCGGAGTGCTCAACGCGGGCGACGGGACGCACGAGCACCCCACTCAGGCGCTGCTCGACGCGTTCACGATGCGCAAGCGAGCGCACGGATCGGCAAGCCGTGCCCGCGACCTCAACGGAATGCACGTCGTGATCGTGGGCGACATCCTGCACTCGCGAGTCGTGCGCTCGAACGTGTGGCTGCTCTCGACGCTCGGCGCGCACGTCACACTCGTCGCGCCTCCGACGCTCCTGCCCGTCGACGTGTCGGGCTGGCCCGTGCGGATCTCCTACGATCTCGACGAGGTTCTCCGCGGCGAACCGGACGTCGTGATGCTCCTCAGAATCCAGTCGGAACGCATGCACGACGCGTTTTTCCCGAACAGCCGGGAGTATTCACGACGGTGGGGCCTGGACGACGCGCGATTCGCCCGTCTGCCGCAGAGTACGATTGTGATGCACCCCGGCCCGATGAACCGCGGACTCGAGATCTCCTCGCTCGCTGCTGATTCAGTTCAGTCGACGGTGCGCGAACAGGTCACGAACGGAGTTTCCGTGAGGATGGCCGCGCTCTATCTTCTTCTGT encodes the following:
- the nusB gene encoding transcription antitermination factor NusB, yielding MSARSKARKRAIDILYSADVRSIAVREALTAEAKRAASEPAREASWLYAREIVDGVIDHQAEIDEQIETYAQGWTLERMPVVDRAVLRIGVWELLFNPEIPTGVAINEAVESAKTLSTDESAGFVNGLLGKIAEAAGVA
- the pyrR gene encoding bifunctional pyr operon transcriptional regulator/uracil phosphoribosyltransferase PyrR; its protein translation is MRIVLQQADIARALTRIAHEILESNRGPEGLVILGIPTRGVPLADRIAGHIRDISGQPVRVGALDVTMYRDDLDRHPTRAPAPTSIPGGGIEGATVVLVDDVLYSGRTIRAALDALSDIGRPAIVRLATLIDRGHRELPIRPDFVGKNLPSSQAERINVLLSELDGEEAVTIEGGAN
- a CDS encoding aspartate carbamoyltransferase catalytic subunit, which codes for MRHLLSTKTLGYDEAIGLLDVAEDMAATQQREVKKLPTLRGKAVVNLFFEDSTRTRISFEAAAKRLSADVINFSAKGSSVSKGESLKDTAQTLEAMGADAVVIRHSASGAPRTLASSGWISAGVLNAGDGTHEHPTQALLDAFTMRKRAHGSASRARDLNGMHVVIVGDILHSRVVRSNVWLLSTLGAHVTLVAPPTLLPVDVSGWPVRISYDLDEVLRGEPDVVMLLRIQSERMHDAFFPNSREYSRRWGLDDARFARLPQSTIVMHPGPMNRGLEISSLAADSVQSTVREQVTNGVSVRMAALYLLLSGDREDSL